The following are encoded together in the Equus przewalskii isolate Varuska chromosome 14, EquPr2, whole genome shotgun sequence genome:
- the RNF149 gene encoding E3 ubiquitin-protein ligase RNF149 — protein sequence MAWRRPPGAGVGARGALALLALTLCARGARGRALEWYSAVVSTEYVDPQTNRTVWSVSESGRFGDSSPKEGAQGLVGVPRAADRDPEGCAPDTSFLVPAPGGRGTAPWVALVARGGCTFKDKVVLAAQRNASAVVLYNEERYGNLTAPMSHAGTGNIVVIMVSYPKGREILDLVQKGIPVKMTIGVGTRHVQEFIGGQSVVFVAIAFITMMIISLAWLIFYYIQRFLYTSSQFGSQSHRKETKKVIGQLPLHTVKHGEKGIDVDAENCAVCIENFKVKDVIRILPCKHIFHRICIDPWLLDHRTCPMCKLDVIKALGYWGELEDEQELPTPESTPGSVLAANLSITLEDDDRSDGSNLPSSSTNESVPQCDATFKEDAGENTALLETGRSDPQRGGPVC from the exons ATGGCGTGGCGGCGGCCGCCCGGGGCCGGCGTTGGGGCCCGCGGCGCGCTGGCTCTGCTGGCCCTGACCCTGTGCGCGCGCGGGGCCCGGGGCCGGGCGCTCGAGTGGTACTCGGCCGTGGTGAGCACCGAGTACGTGGACCCACAAACGAACCGCACCGTGTGGAGCGTCTCGGAGAGCGGCCGCTTCGGCGACAGCTCGCCCAAGGAGGGCGCGCAGGGCCTGGTGGGCGTCCCGCGCGCGGCGGACCGCGACCCCGAGGGCTGCGCGCCCGACACGAGCTTCCTCGTGCCCGCGCCCGGCGGCCGAGGGACTGCGCCCTGGGTCGCCCTGGTGGCGCGCGGGGGCTGCACCTTCAAGGACAAGGTGGTGTTGGCGGCGCAGAGGAACGCCTCGGCCGTGGTCCTCTACAACGAGGAGCGCTATGGGAACCTCACCGCTCCCATGTCCCACGCGG GAACAGGAAATATAGTGGTCATTATGGTTAGCTacccaaaaggaagagaaatattgGATCTGGTGCAAAAAGGAATTCCAGTCAAGATGACCATAGGGGTTGGCACCCGTCACGTGCAGGAGTTCATCGGTGGCCAGTCCGTGGTGTTTGTGGCCATTGCCTTCATCACCATGATGATTATCTCATTAGCCTGGCTAATATTTTACTACATACAGCGTTTCCTCTATACGAGCTCACAGTTTGGAAGTCAG AGCCatagaaaagaaactaagaaagttATTGGCCAGCTTCCTCTTCATACTGTGAAACATGGAGAAAAG GGAATCGATGTTGATGCTGAAAATTGTGCAGTGtgtattgaaaattttaaagtaaaggaTGTTATCAGAATCCTGCCATGCAA gcaTATTTTTCATAGAATATGCATTGACCCATGGCTTTTGGATCACCGCACGTGTCCAATGTGTAAACTTGATGTCATCAAAGCCCTGGGATATTGG GGAGAGCTTGAGGATGAGCAGGAGCTGCCCACTCCAGAATCGACCCCTGGAAGCGTTTTGGCTGCAAACTTGAGTATTACTTTAGAAGATGATGACAGAAGTGATGGGAGCAACTTGCCATCGTCTTCCACTAATGAGTCCGTGCCGCAGTGCGATGCTACCTTTAAAGAAGATGCGGGTGAAAACACAGCCTTACTAG AGACGGGCAGGAGCGACCCTCAGCGGGGAGGACCTGTCTGCTAG